The nucleotide sequence GCTGGTACTGCAGATGGACAGCTGGAGGTTCGAAATGACACAAGAGGAGCGGTCTCAACCCATGGCCGCACGTATCTGGATGGGGGTTCTAGGGGCGGTGCTGGCACTGGCTGGCCTGTTCTTTCTGATCGGTGGTGGAAAGCTCATCAGCTTGGGCGGCAGCTGGTACTTTTTGCTAGCCGGCCTGGGCCTGCTGCTGTCGGGCGTGCAGCTGCTGCGCCGCCGCCGTGCTGGTGCATGGCTGTATCTGCTGACGTTTGCCGCCACGGTAATCTGGGCGCTGGCCGATGTGGGCTTGGACTACTGGGGCCTGATCTCGCGCCTGCTGGCGCTGACCTTTGGCGCCGTGGTGGTGCTGGCCAGCATGCCGCTGCTGCGCAAGGCTGAAGAGCCAAGCCATGCCAAGCCCGCGTTTGCGGCCGCAGGCGTTTTGCTGCTGGCGGGTCTGGCAGCGTTTGTTTCCATGTTTCAGGTTCATCCCGAAGTGCAGAACCAGGCCAGCGCGACGCGCAAGCCTGTGGATGCCGCCAGCGAGCAAAAGGACTGGAGCCACTACGGCAGCAGCAGCAACAACGACCGTTTTGCTGCGCTGGACCAGATCAATGTGGGCAACGTCAACCAGTTGCAGGTGGCCTGGACTTTCCGCACTGGCGATGTGCCTAAATCCACGGGCGCGGGCGCTGAAGATCAGCTGACCCCGCTGCAGGTGGGCGACAAGGTTTTCCTGTGCACCCCCAGCAACAACGTGATTGCGCTGGACGCAGACACCGGCAAGCAACTGTGGCGCCATGACACCAACTCGCATGTGGGCGGTGTGTGGGAACGCTGCCGCGGTCTTGCGTATTTCGACGCCGATGCGCCGATTGCCGCACCCAGCGTGCCCGGCTCCACACCTGTGCAGGCTGTCAGTCTGCCTGCTGGGGCTGCCTGCAAGCGCCGCATTTTGATGAACACCATTGATGCGCGCCTGTTTGCCATCAATGCGGATAACGGCGAGCTGTGCGATGAGTTTGGCGACCACGGCGTGGTTGATCTCAAGCAGGGCATTGGCAAGATTCCCAACCCGGCTTTCTACACACTGACCTCGGCCCCCACGGTTGCTGGCACCACCATCGTGGTGGGCGGCCGTGTGGCTGACAACGTGCAAGTCGATATGCCTGGCGGCGTGATTCGCGGCTTTGATGTGGTGACTGGTGCCCAGCGCTGGGCGTTCGACTCCGGCTCGGCCACGCCCAATGAAGTGCTCAAGCCCGGCGAAAACTACACACGTTCGTCCGCCAACGTCTGGGCGGGTACTACCTATGACCCCAGCTCCAACACCGTGTACCTGCCCATGGGCTCGGCCTCGGTGGACCTGTATGGCGCCACGCGCTCTGCGGCTGACTTGAAGTACGGCTCCTCCATCCTGGCGCTGGATGCAGCCACGGGCAAGGAAAAGTGGGTTTACCAGACCGTGCACAACGACCTGTGGGACTTTGACATCCCCATGGCCCCCACGCTGATCGACTTCCCGCAACAAGACGGCAAGACGACCCCGGCGCTGGTGGTGGGCACCAAGGCAGGTCAGATCTTTGTGCTGGACCGCAAGAGCGGCCAGCCACTGACCAAGGTGGAAGACGTGGCCGTCAAGCCCGGCACCATTCCCAATGAAAAGTACTCGCCAACACAGCCGCTGTCTGTGGGCATGCCGCAGATCGGCACGCAAACCCTGACCGAAGCCGATATGTGGGGAGCAACGCCTGTGGATCAACTGATCTGCCGTCTCAAGTTCAAGTCCATGCGCTATGACGGCCTGTTCACCGTGCCGGATACCGATGTCTCTTTGAGCTTCCCCGGCTCGCTGGGCGGCATGAACTGGGGTGGCCTGTCGGCAGACCCTACCCAGAATCTGATCTTTGTGAACGATATGCGTCTGGGCCTGTGGGTGCAGATGGTGCCGCAGAACAAGGATGCCAAGCTGTCTGACGGCGGTGAAGCACCCAACACCGGCATGGGTCAGGTACCGCTGGGCGGCACACCTTATGCCGTGATGAAGGACCGATTCATGTCGCCTCTGGGCATTCCCTGCCAGAAGCCTCCATTCGGCACGCTGACCGCCATTGACATGAAGACCCAGCAGGTCGTCTGGCAAGTGCCTGTGGGCACGGTGCAGGACCAGGGCCCCATGGGTATCAAGATGCGCATGCCCATGCCTGTGGGTCTGCCCACACTGGGCGGCACGCTGGCCACGCAAGGCGGTCTAGTGTTCTTCGCAGGCACGCAGGACTACTACCTGCGCGCCTGGGATAGCGCCACCGGCAAGGAAGTCTGGAAGGGCCGTCTGCCCGTGGGCAGCCAGGGTGGCCCCATGACGTACAAGTCGCCCAAGACGGGCAAGCAGTATGTGGTGATTTCGGCTGGCGGTGCGCGCCAGTCGCCTGATCGCGGTGACTATGTGATTGCCTATGCGCTGCCCGGTAGCGCCCGGTAGCGCTAAATAAGTTCATTCAGAACTGATCGCTTTAAGCCATGGTGCGCAAGTGCCATGGCTTTTTTCATGGCTTGCTTGCGTGGTACGCTGCTGCGCCTGAGTCAATGGAGCAGTGGTCGTGAGCGAGCAGCAAGGTCTTGAAGTTTCCCAGAGCCAGCCAACCGAGGCAGACGAGGCGGCGGCCGATATGCGCCGCGCCTTGCTGGATGCGGGCAAGACCGAGTTCGCCAACTACGGCTATGACGGTGCACGCCTTGAGCGCATTGCGGCCAAAGTAGGCTGCGCCAAGCGCATGCTCTACTACTACTTTGGCAACAAAAAAGACGTGTACTTGGCCGTCATCGAGCAAAGTTATTCGGACATTCGCGAGTCCGAAGAGATGCTCAACCTGGATGCCATGGCGCCTTTGCAAGCCCTGCACGCGCTGGCCCAAAAAAGCTTTGAATACCACGAGCAAAACCTGGAGTTCACGCGCCTGGTGCTGCAGGAGAACTTTCAGGGCGGCGAAATGCTGGGCCAGATTTCCAAGACCGATTTGCTGCGCAAAGCCGCGCTGGAGCCGGTGGAGCGCATTCTGGAGCGTGGCGCAAAGCAAGGTGTTTTTCGCAGCGGCATCAGTGCCGTTGATGTGCACTACCTGATCTCGGCCCTGTCCAGCTTCCGGGTCGATCATGCTGCCACCTGGCGTAGCCTGCTGGAGGTGGATTTGCTGGGCGACAGCTTGCGCGAGCGGCATCTGCAGCTGCTGCTTGACCAGCTCTCCCGGCTGGTCGCACCAGTCCGCGAATCTCTCTAAAGCTTCATCGTGGCTGCGTAGCCTGTCATTTCCAGATAGCCGCTGCCCACAATCTGGCTGGCACCATTGCTGCCAAGGCGGCGCAGCTCGCTCAAGCCTTCCCAGTAAATGGCTCCTGTGCTGGCGCGGCTGTCCAGTTCCTGGTCGTCGAACAAGGCATGCACCTCGTAGTGCCCCGCAGGTGTTTGCACACGCCAGGCCACAGGGTAACGGGTCTGCGTGCGTGGGCTGACCCAGTGGCGCAGTGGCTCGAAATGCACCATGTCTGCACCAAAGATTTGCGCCTTCTGGCCCGGTGCGCGAAATGAGCCACCAGCCCATAGTGCGCCGCCCGTTTTGCGGCGCAGATGAAAGGCTGTGAGGGCGCTGCCGTCGTCCAGATTCATGCCGATCCAGTCCCAGCCCTGCGCGTTCGCATCCATGATGGATTCGCTGCATTCATGGTCCAGCCATGCGCGGTTGTGCTCGCTGGTCTGCACGGGCAGATGTTTGCCATCGACCACGATGGAGCCGCTGACCTTGAGCTGGGGCTGGCTGTAGTAATAGCTGGTCTGGTCGTCTTGCGGGCCTTTGTGAGAAAGACCATTCAAGCCCTGCAGTAGCAATGGCTGGGTGCTATCAAATTCAAGATTCAGTGCAAAGCCATCCGCAGCCAGTTGGGCACGGTAATGGCTGGCTTGTTCGGGGCGCTGGCCGGTGGCAGTTTCGCGCTGCAGAAACCAGTCGTTGATGTGCACATGGGTGTCGGTTTCACTGGCGCCCGCAAGGCCCAGACCCGCACGCGCCATGCGCTGGTCATGGCGCAGTTTCCGGGCTTGCACATCACTGAGTGCCACATGCGCAAAGATCAGCTGCCTGGCCGCCAGCGGCGATTGCAGGGCCTGAGCCACTCCCACGCGAGAGCGGAAAAACGTGAGCTGAAAGCCCCAGCGCTTGCCGCCCGCCTGTAACTGGCCGGTGATGTACCACCACTCGGTTTGCAGATCAGGGTGGCTGCCAAAATCGCGCGGAAATTGCAAAGTCTTGCGGGGCAGGGCGATTGCGGACGGCGGCAGACTCAGGCCAAGGCCTGCGGCCGCCAGCGTCTGCAAAGTGAGCCTGCGTGACAAGGTGGCAGCAGATAAGGTGGAAGCAGACAAGGGGGAGCGAAGAGTCAGAGGCGTTTTTCGCATGCCCCATTGTCACTGTAGTTATCTGTGCTTTCTTCGCAGACTTGGGGGAGCATGATCTCAGCCAATATCGGGCAGCGGAACAATCACCATCCAGCCGACGCCAAAGCGGTCAGCAGTCACACCAAAGCTGCGTGCGAAAAATGTGGGCCCCAGTGGCATCTGGATGGCGCCGCCCTGGCTGATGGCGGTAAACAGACGCTCGGCCTCGGCCTCATTGGGCGCTTCGATGGACAGGGAAAAGCCTTTGAAATCGGGCTTGCCGCCATTCATGCCGTCAGACGCCATGATCTGCGTTTCGCCAATTTTGAAGCTGGCGTGCATGATTTTTTCCGGGTCTGCCTGCGCAGGGCCACAGCCTTCCTGAGAGGGGTGATCGGGCTGGGGTGGCGCATCCTTGAAACGCATCAGCGCCGTAACTTCGGCACCCAGCGCGGCTTGGTAGAAATTCAGAGCCTCTTCGCAGCGGCCATCAAAGAAAAGATAGGACTGGACTTGCATGGAACCTCCTGAAGCAGAAGCTGGGTATGCCATTGTGCGCCCGGCGGTTTCGGGAGTCAGTCGGAAACCACAATCGCCAGTGCAGCTCTCAGTACTGGCTCTTGGTGCAGCGCTGTCTGTATGCCTGGTACATGGCTACCAGTCTTCCTTGACGGCCAGCACTGCATCGGTGCTGGCAGCCTTGCGCCCGGCCAGCCATGCGGTGATAACGCCAGCCAGCACCACGGCGGCAGCCAGGCTCAGCAGGCGCAGCAGCGGCAGGCGCAGCTCCATGGTCCAGTGAAAGCTTTGCGGGTTGACCACATGCACCAGAATCACGGCCACGCCCAGGCCCAGCAGCGTGCCTGCCAGCGCGCCCAGCGCTGTCCATGCCAGGCCTTCGGCCGCCACCACGGTCAGCACGTTGCGGCGCGTGAGCCCCAGGTGGGCCAGCAGGCCAAATTCCTTGCGCCGCGCCAGTACCTGGGCGCTGAAGCTGGCGGCAATGCCGAACAGGCCAATGGCAATGGCCACGGCCTGCAGCCAGTAGGTGACGGCAAAGCTGCGGTCAAAGATGCGCAGTGACCGCTCGCGCAACGCGGTGCTGCTGACAAATTCCAGCGCGGGCGTGGCCTGGCCGTTGCTCGTCAACGCTGATTCCATGGCTTGCTGCGTGGGTGGTGTGCCCTGCGGCCAGAGGGCCACTTCGCTGACTTGCCCGTCACCACCCAGCGCCAGATAGTCTTGCCAGTCCAGCGCAATCGCACCGAACTGGCGCACATAGTCGCGCCAGATGCTTGCTATATAAAAAGTAGCTGCTTGCGCTTGATGTGTCTGCGATTGCGTGCTGAAAGCCTTGGATAGCAAAGGCCAGTCGTCGCCCGGCTGCAGGCCGTAGAGCTGGGCCACGGCCTCGCTGATATGCACGGGAATGCCGGGGCGCTGTGCCTCCACAGGGCCTTGCACCCACGGCAGTTGCTGAGCGTCAGCGCCTTTGAGAGGGCGCACCAGGATGCTGATGGCGGGCTTTTCGGGGCTCAACAAAAGCGTGCTGCTGCGCATGGGCTGGGCGCGGGCAATGCCGGGCAGTTGAGACAGGCGCTGCGCCGCATCGGCGGGCAAAAGCGCTGCATCGGCGCGGCTGCTGCCGCCCGCTGCGCGCACATACAGCGGCGCGGGCAGCACGGCGTCCAGCCACTGCATCATGCTGCCGCGAAAGCTGGTGACCATGACCGTCAGCGCCACGGCCAGACTCAAGCTGGCCACCACGCCACCCACCGCCACAGTGGTAGATCGGCGCATGCGCCGCGCGCGCTCCAGCGCCAGCATGGACAAGGGTTGCTGCGACAAGCTGTTGGGCATCAGGCCCAGCACCGCACCCAGCAACCAGGGCAGAGCCGCCATGCCGCCCAGCAGCAGCAAGCCCACGGCGATATACGCTGCCAGTGGAATGCCCGCCACAGGCGGCATAAAAGCCAGAGCCACGCTGGCCGCAAGCAGCGCCAGCGCGGGCCAGATACGGGGCTGCGCCTCATGGTTGCTGCCCAGACCTTTGAGTGTGGCTGCGGGCGGTAAATCCATGGCTGATCTCGCGGGCCACCAGGCCCCCGCCAGCGTGGCAATCACGCCCAGCAGCCCAAACACCAGCGCGGCCAGCGGGCTCCATTGCAGGGCAGGTTGCACGCCTGCAAAAAAACCTCCACCCAGATCGCCGCCCAGCATGTGCAGGGCCAGCCAGGCCAGCAGACTACCCAGAGCGATACCGGCAATGCTGCC is from Comamonas fluminis and encodes:
- a CDS encoding FtsX-like permease family protein; the protein is MNSRSTLFQLLTSFSWQELRQHPWRTATALVAIMLGVALGFAVHVINQSALDEFSRAVRSVNGQPDLQLHAMQGGLPLALYPQVAQNAGITTAVPWLETTVLLPASETDPASGDSSARNTRGAAQGSTLRVLGSDAIKLAPVAPALMPRLFQGASRLDLFAPDAVFLNAAALQVLKLNPEQAVNARFQWLLNGQLQTLRIAGTVTASGAAVAVMDIAALQEKLQRFEQIDRVDVLLSGSASRSQVIKDLHALPAWQSQVLVQQPSDDQQRVGEMSRAYRVNLTVLALVALFTGAFLVFSVLALSVAQRAPQFALLAVLGATPRQRMALVLLEALVLGLLGSIAGIALGSLLAWLALHMLGGDLGGGFFAGVQPALQWSPLAALVFGLLGVIATLAGAWWPARSAMDLPPAATLKGLGSNHEAQPRIWPALALLAASVALAFMPPVAGIPLAAYIAVGLLLLGGMAALPWLLGAVLGLMPNSLSQQPLSMLALERARRMRRSTTVAVGGVVASLSLAVALTVMVTSFRGSMMQWLDAVLPAPLYVRAAGGSSRADAALLPADAAQRLSQLPGIARAQPMRSSTLLLSPEKPAISILVRPLKGADAQQLPWVQGPVEAQRPGIPVHISEAVAQLYGLQPGDDWPLLSKAFSTQSQTHQAQAATFYIASIWRDYVRQFGAIALDWQDYLALGGDGQVSEVALWPQGTPPTQQAMESALTSNGQATPALEFVSSTALRERSLRIFDRSFAVTYWLQAVAIAIGLFGIAASFSAQVLARRKEFGLLAHLGLTRRNVLTVVAAEGLAWTALGALAGTLLGLGVAVILVHVVNPQSFHWTMELRLPLLRLLSLAAAVVLAGVITAWLAGRKAASTDAVLAVKEDW
- a CDS encoding lipocalin-like domain-containing protein codes for the protein MSASTLSAATLSRRLTLQTLAAAGLGLSLPPSAIALPRKTLQFPRDFGSHPDLQTEWWYITGQLQAGGKRWGFQLTFFRSRVGVAQALQSPLAARQLIFAHVALSDVQARKLRHDQRMARAGLGLAGASETDTHVHINDWFLQRETATGQRPEQASHYRAQLAADGFALNLEFDSTQPLLLQGLNGLSHKGPQDDQTSYYYSQPQLKVSGSIVVDGKHLPVQTSEHNRAWLDHECSESIMDANAQGWDWIGMNLDDGSALTAFHLRRKTGGALWAGGSFRAPGQKAQIFGADMVHFEPLRHWVSPRTQTRYPVAWRVQTPAGHYEVHALFDDQELDSRASTGAIYWEGLSELRRLGSNGASQIVGSGYLEMTGYAATMKL
- a CDS encoding membrane-bound PQQ-dependent dehydrogenase, glucose/quinate/shikimate family, which gives rise to MTQEERSQPMAARIWMGVLGAVLALAGLFFLIGGGKLISLGGSWYFLLAGLGLLLSGVQLLRRRRAGAWLYLLTFAATVIWALADVGLDYWGLISRLLALTFGAVVVLASMPLLRKAEEPSHAKPAFAAAGVLLLAGLAAFVSMFQVHPEVQNQASATRKPVDAASEQKDWSHYGSSSNNDRFAALDQINVGNVNQLQVAWTFRTGDVPKSTGAGAEDQLTPLQVGDKVFLCTPSNNVIALDADTGKQLWRHDTNSHVGGVWERCRGLAYFDADAPIAAPSVPGSTPVQAVSLPAGAACKRRILMNTIDARLFAINADNGELCDEFGDHGVVDLKQGIGKIPNPAFYTLTSAPTVAGTTIVVGGRVADNVQVDMPGGVIRGFDVVTGAQRWAFDSGSATPNEVLKPGENYTRSSANVWAGTTYDPSSNTVYLPMGSASVDLYGATRSAADLKYGSSILALDAATGKEKWVYQTVHNDLWDFDIPMAPTLIDFPQQDGKTTPALVVGTKAGQIFVLDRKSGQPLTKVEDVAVKPGTIPNEKYSPTQPLSVGMPQIGTQTLTEADMWGATPVDQLICRLKFKSMRYDGLFTVPDTDVSLSFPGSLGGMNWGGLSADPTQNLIFVNDMRLGLWVQMVPQNKDAKLSDGGEAPNTGMGQVPLGGTPYAVMKDRFMSPLGIPCQKPPFGTLTAIDMKTQQVVWQVPVGTVQDQGPMGIKMRMPMPVGLPTLGGTLATQGGLVFFAGTQDYYLRAWDSATGKEVWKGRLPVGSQGGPMTYKSPKTGKQYVVISAGGARQSPDRGDYVIAYALPGSAR
- a CDS encoding VOC family protein, producing the protein MQVQSYLFFDGRCEEALNFYQAALGAEVTALMRFKDAPPQPDHPSQEGCGPAQADPEKIMHASFKIGETQIMASDGMNGGKPDFKGFSLSIEAPNEAEAERLFTAISQGGAIQMPLGPTFFARSFGVTADRFGVGWMVIVPLPDIG
- a CDS encoding TetR family transcriptional regulator, which translates into the protein MSEQQGLEVSQSQPTEADEAAADMRRALLDAGKTEFANYGYDGARLERIAAKVGCAKRMLYYYFGNKKDVYLAVIEQSYSDIRESEEMLNLDAMAPLQALHALAQKSFEYHEQNLEFTRLVLQENFQGGEMLGQISKTDLLRKAALEPVERILERGAKQGVFRSGISAVDVHYLISALSSFRVDHAATWRSLLEVDLLGDSLRERHLQLLLDQLSRLVAPVRESL